One Coccinella septempunctata chromosome 1, icCocSept1.1, whole genome shotgun sequence DNA window includes the following coding sequences:
- the LOC123307112 gene encoding uncharacterized protein LOC123307112: MPSMDKLKALINESIVKRENAFAAASTLFKLIKGLTNEADVANMCLSELFKIEKAFKEADELIVKLNSQLEEPERDGSPSKFAAFFEICLQIRAAHSQLTASTSVAKTGSSSSVDLPIPRVELPCFHGKIEEWPGFIALFDALVHQSNSLAPVQKFHLLTSALSGEAASVISGFELNSVNYPLAYQALYARYQNPRRLADLYVNQILDSRPASVSSLSQLKQFATTHQNAINALKALPIPDLADYLLFSLALRNLDVPSRQLFEGQLSSDDFPNLTQLLEFTNRQLRVLESTSITSSRASAPKRPPRPQSPAGSASAPSSSGPSSAGPSSRRPAYAGVRPPTSSGSSSVCVFCSANHSIRQCREFKAMTIHQRRAFVTERRLCRNCMSSFHATADCGSDQCCHTCGGRHHTILHLAPVGPTPSLGTQTEEKPTNQTPSQPSGSSEPPARASTSRGSSVRGRRTGLGGSRTPPKGSSSASSGSGSE; the protein is encoded by the coding sequence ATGCCGTCGATGGATAAATTGAAGGCTTTGATCAACGAATCCATCGTCAAGCGAGAAAATGCTTTCGCCGCGGCCTCTACTTTATTTAAATTAATTAAAGGGTTGACTAATGAGGCAGATGTGGCCAATATGTGTTTATCTGAGCTCTTTAAGATAGAGAAGGCCTTCAAAGAGGCTGATGAGTTGATTGTTAAACTCAACTCTCAGTTGGAGGAGCCAGAACGGGACGGATCGCCATCGAAATTCGCGGCATTTTTTGAGATTTGCCTGCAGATCCGCGCTGCccacagtcagctgactgcgtctaCGTCGGTCGCAAAGACGGGTTCATCCTCCTCTGTTGACCTTCCGATTCCTCGGGTCGAGTTGCCATGTTTTCATGGTAAAATCGAAGAATGGCCCGGCTTCATCGCACTATTCGACGCTCTTGTGCATCAAAGCAACTCCCTGGCGCCTGTTCAAAAATTTCACCTGCTAACGTCTGCTCTCTCAGGTGAAGCGGCTTCTGTCATCTCCGGCTTTGAGCTAAATTCAGTCAATTATCCTCTGGCTTATCAGGCCCTTTACGCTCGGTACCAAAATCCCCGTCGGCTGGCTGACTTGTATGTGAACCAGATACTGGATTCGCGGCCGGCGTCTGTTTCTTCTTTATCCCAGTTGAAACAATTCGCCACCACGCATCAAAATGCCATCAACGCCCTCAAGGCATTGCCCATTCCAGATTTGGCTGATTATCTTCTGTTTTCTCTTGCCTTGCGCAACTTAGACGTACCATCTCGCCAGCTGTTCGAGGGGCAATTATCCTCTGATGACTTTCCTAACCTCACCCAATTGCTCGAATTCACCAATCGACAATTACGAGTGTTGGAAAGCACTTCCATCACTTCGTCCCGTGCGTCTGCGCCAAAGAGGCCGCCTAGACCTCAATCACCAGCGGGGTCAGCGTCTGCTCCTTCATCGTCTGGGCCCTCCTCTGCTGGTCCGTCCTCCCGTCGTCCTGCCTATGCAGGTGTGCGTCCTCCTACATCTTCTGGTTCGTCGTCAGTGTGTGTGTTCTGCTCGGCGAATCACTCAATTCGCCAGTGTCGTGAGTTCAAAGCCATGACCATCCATCAGCGAAGAGCTTTCGTGACTGAGAGGCGATTATGTAGAAATTGCATGTCATCGTTCCACGCCACTGCTGATTGTGGTTCGGATCAGTGCTGTCACACGTGCGGGGGGCGTCACCATACGATTCTTCATCTGGCACCTGTTGGCCCTACGCCCTCTCTTGGTACCCAAACGGAGGAGAAACCAACGAATCAGACTCCCTCTCAACCTTCTGGTTCGTCGGAGCCGCCAGCCCGTGCCTCCACCTCTCGAGGTAGTTCAGTGAGAGGCCGAAGGACTGGCCTGGGGGGGTCTCGCACGCCTCCTAAGGGGTCAAGTTCAGCATCTTCTGGAAGCGGTTCCGAATGA